One part of the [Synechococcus] sp. NIES-970 genome encodes these proteins:
- a CDS encoding hypothetical protein (conserved hypothetical protein): MTISPSAAPPIESPEQLAEYLAQAQTWQAVETLTQTYPSFKAAAWKLLSEAEQQHILELKRWKDVAIAQIFPPGCRVQRRQDPEQKQGKVVDYLEAYGTYYVVFTVDGFTDWCPGEMLERVP; the protein is encoded by the coding sequence ATGACCATTTCCCCGAGCGCCGCCCCACCCATCGAATCCCCTGAGCAACTGGCGGAATACTTGGCCCAGGCGCAAACCTGGCAGGCGGTAGAAACCCTGACCCAAACTTACCCAAGCTTTAAAGCGGCGGCCTGGAAATTGCTCTCTGAGGCTGAGCAGCAACACATCCTCGAACTGAAACGCTGGAAAGATGTGGCGATCGCCCAAATATTTCCCCCCGGTTGCCGGGTACAGCGCCGCCAAGATCCAGAACAAAAACAAGGGAAAGTCGTAGATTATTTGGAAGCCTATGGGACTTATTACGTTGTCTTTACCGTCGATGGTTTTACAGACTGGTGTCCTGGGGAAATGTTAGAAAGAGTCCCTTGA
- the ispG gene encoding 4-hydroxy-3-methylbut-2-en-1-yl diphosphate synthase produces MQALERSASTTDSLVDTTIHRRKTRAVKIGNVTIGSDYPVVVQSMINEDTLDVDGSVAAIRRLHEIGCEIVRVTVPSMAHARSLAEIKEKLAATYQPVPLVADVHHNGMKIALEVAKHVDKVRINPGLYVFEQPSGDRTGYTEAEFAAIGEKIRETLEPLVVSLRDQGKAMRIGVNHGSLAERMLFTYGDTPEGMVESALEFIRICQSLDFHNLIISMKASRVPVMLAAYRLMAKRMDELGMDYPLHLGVTEAGDGEYGRIKSTAGIGTLLAEGIGDTIRVSLTEAPEKEIPVCYSILQALGLRKTMVEYVACPSCGRTLFNLEEVLHKVREATKHLTGLDIAVMGCIVNGPGEMADADYGYVGKTPGIISLYRGREEIRKVPEDQGVEELINLIKADGRWVDPA; encoded by the coding sequence ATGCAAGCTTTAGAGCGTTCCGCCTCAACGACTGATTCCCTCGTCGATACCACCATTCACCGCCGTAAAACCAGAGCGGTGAAGATCGGTAATGTCACCATCGGCAGTGACTATCCCGTGGTCGTCCAGTCGATGATCAACGAAGATACCCTCGATGTAGATGGTTCTGTTGCCGCGATTCGCCGCCTCCATGAAATTGGCTGCGAAATTGTCCGGGTGACCGTTCCCAGCATGGCCCATGCCCGTTCTTTGGCCGAAATTAAGGAAAAACTTGCGGCTACCTACCAGCCTGTGCCCCTCGTGGCCGATGTGCACCACAACGGCATGAAAATTGCCCTGGAAGTGGCAAAACATGTAGATAAGGTGCGCATTAACCCCGGCCTCTATGTTTTTGAACAGCCCAGTGGCGATCGCACCGGCTATACCGAGGCAGAATTTGCGGCGATCGGCGAAAAAATCCGCGAAACCCTCGAACCCTTGGTCGTTTCCCTGCGGGATCAGGGCAAGGCCATGCGCATTGGCGTTAACCATGGCTCCCTTGCCGAACGGATGCTTTTTACCTACGGCGACACCCCCGAAGGCATGGTTGAATCGGCCCTCGAATTCATTCGCATTTGCCAATCCCTCGACTTCCACAACCTGATCATTTCCATGAAAGCTTCCCGGGTCCCCGTGATGCTGGCAGCCTATCGCCTCATGGCCAAGCGCATGGATGAACTGGGCATGGACTATCCTCTCCACCTGGGGGTCACGGAAGCGGGGGATGGTGAATATGGTCGGATTAAATCCACCGCTGGCATTGGGACGCTCCTCGCGGAAGGCATTGGCGATACGATCCGTGTTTCCCTCACCGAAGCCCCCGAAAAGGAAATCCCCGTGTGCTATAGCATTCTCCAAGCCCTGGGCCTGCGGAAAACCATGGTGGAATATGTGGCTTGCCCTTCCTGTGGCCGGACACTATTTAACCTAGAGGAAGTGTTGCACAAGGTACGCGAGGCAACCAAACACCTCACCGGCTTAGACATCGCGGTGATGGGCTGCATTGTGAATGGCCCCGGCGAAATGGCCGATGCGGACTATGGCTATGTAGGCAAAACCCCAGGAATTATTTCCCTCTATCGGGGTCGGGAAGAAATCCGCAAAGTCCCTGAAGATCAAGGAGTTGAGGAACTGATTAACCTGATTAAAGCCGATGGCCGTTGGGTAGATCCGGCCTAG
- a CDS encoding DRTGG domain protein translates to MTNSTQCIVVASTEPYSGKSAVLLGLVQSLKQKGVSVAYSKPIGTVWHNEQNGPLPRIEDDLRFLGDAFGLKEADVRSPVLFLDEATVTERLTGQDHTDYPQKLKDDLDNISSDITFIEAPNSLWEGSLFNLSAGEIAASLDAKILLVIPYNHKLLIDSLLTVYRFLGDRLMGVVVNKIPPEALEIAETQIKPFLAQRGIDVYGLVPADRILRSVTVRELVKRLNAEVLCRTNRLDLMVESLTIGAMNVNSALKYFRQRQNMAVVTGGDRTDLQLAALETSTQCLILTGHVAPQEIILNRAEDLEIPILSVDYDTLTTVEIIDQAFDHVRLQEPIKVEVAQALFQKHFDFEHFMGKMPFSVA, encoded by the coding sequence GTGACCAATTCAACCCAATGTATCGTTGTTGCCTCGACCGAACCCTACAGTGGTAAATCTGCTGTGCTCCTCGGGCTGGTTCAGAGCCTGAAACAAAAAGGGGTATCAGTAGCCTATAGCAAACCCATCGGCACAGTGTGGCACAACGAACAGAATGGTCCTCTCCCCCGCATTGAAGATGATTTGCGTTTCTTGGGAGACGCTTTTGGCCTCAAGGAAGCAGATGTGCGATCGCCGGTGCTTTTTCTCGATGAAGCGACGGTGACAGAAAGACTCACGGGCCAAGACCACACGGATTATCCCCAAAAACTCAAGGATGATTTAGACAATATCAGCAGTGATATCACCTTTATCGAAGCGCCCAACAGCCTCTGGGAAGGGAGTTTATTTAACCTGTCTGCCGGGGAAATCGCGGCGAGTCTCGATGCCAAAATTCTCCTGGTGATTCCTTACAACCACAAATTATTGATCGACAGCTTACTAACGGTTTATCGTTTTCTCGGCGATCGCCTGATGGGGGTTGTGGTTAACAAAATCCCCCCCGAAGCCCTCGAAATTGCCGAAACCCAGATTAAACCTTTCTTGGCCCAGCGGGGCATTGACGTCTATGGCCTCGTGCCCGCCGACCGGATTCTCCGCAGTGTGACGGTGCGGGAACTGGTCAAACGCCTCAATGCTGAAGTGCTCTGTCGCACCAATCGCCTTGATCTGATGGTAGAAAGCCTGACCATTGGCGCGATGAATGTGAACTCCGCTCTGAAATACTTCCGCCAACGGCAAAATATGGCGGTGGTCACCGGGGGCGATCGCACAGATTTACAACTGGCAGCCCTAGAAACATCGACCCAATGTCTGATCCTCACCGGCCATGTGGCCCCCCAGGAAATTATCCTCAACCGCGCTGAAGATCTCGAAATTCCCATTCTCTCCGTGGACTACGACACCCTCACCACCGTGGAGATTATCGACCAGGCCTTTGACCACGTACGCCTCCAGGAACCGATCAAAGTAGAAGTGGCCCAAGCCCTGTTCCAAAAGCACTTTGACTTCGAACACTTCATGGGGAAGATGCCATTCTCCGTTGCCTAG
- a CDS encoding hypothetical protein (conserved hypothetical protein) — MAVLENIQPAGKGEVMIYAPYYPKNKQKTLPKALGLYQIGAIEGERIIEGGEPIPFVASWYVSKLPSEMTSCRLQFDAQADLSYSVTLPNNQFVDYLIDLLMGFARDGVIDFPKDFYRELLGLRKD, encoded by the coding sequence ATGGCCGTTCTTGAAAACATTCAACCTGCAGGCAAGGGAGAAGTGATGATCTATGCTCCCTATTACCCCAAAAATAAACAGAAAACATTGCCTAAAGCCCTTGGACTATATCAGATTGGGGCCATCGAAGGGGAAAGAATTATTGAAGGGGGTGAACCCATTCCTTTTGTGGCCAGTTGGTATGTGTCAAAATTGCCGTCAGAAATGACCAGTTGCCGCTTGCAGTTTGATGCCCAAGCCGATCTTAGTTACAGTGTTACTTTGCCAAATAACCAGTTTGTAGACTACCTCATTGACCTGCTCATGGGCTTTGCGCGGGACGGGGTGATCGACTTTCCGAAGGATTTTTATCGGGAACTGTTGGGTCTGAGAAAAGACTAG
- the dusA gene encoding dihydrouridine synthase A, giving the protein MMDRTDRHFRYLMRQITRRTLLYTEMITTQAIIHGDRPKLLDFDPAEHPISLQLGGDNPKELAACAKVGEDWGYDEINLNVGCPSPRVQQGNFGACLMTQPELVADCVAAMQRAVNIPVTVKHRIGVDEQDSYADLCRFIEIVSATGCDRFSVHARKAWLQGLSPKENRTVPPLRYEDVYQLKQDFPHLWIEINGGITELEQIQAHLTQVDAVMVGRAAYDNPYLFATVDRDIYGEAIQPKSRHEIVEAMLPYIERSTKAGVKLHSISRHMLALFLGQPGTKAWKRYITEEARGFTVGREIIEQALALVPDLTGVG; this is encoded by the coding sequence ATGATGGACCGCACCGACCGCCATTTTCGTTACCTAATGCGCCAAATTACCCGGCGGACATTGCTCTATACGGAGATGATTACCACCCAGGCGATTATCCATGGCGATCGCCCGAAACTGTTAGATTTTGACCCAGCGGAACATCCGATCTCACTCCAACTGGGGGGCGACAACCCAAAGGAACTAGCCGCATGTGCCAAGGTGGGGGAAGACTGGGGCTACGACGAAATTAACCTCAATGTGGGCTGCCCTAGCCCTAGGGTGCAGCAGGGGAATTTTGGCGCTTGTTTGATGACCCAACCGGAGTTGGTGGCCGATTGTGTGGCGGCGATGCAGAGGGCGGTCAATATCCCCGTCACCGTAAAACATCGCATTGGTGTCGATGAGCAGGATAGCTACGCAGACCTCTGTCGCTTTATCGAGATTGTCTCGGCCACGGGATGCGATCGCTTTTCGGTTCATGCCCGCAAAGCCTGGTTACAGGGCCTCAGTCCGAAAGAAAATCGCACAGTGCCTCCCTTGCGTTACGAAGATGTTTATCAGCTAAAGCAGGACTTTCCTCACCTCTGGATCGAGATCAACGGCGGGATCACGGAGCTAGAGCAAATTCAAGCCCATTTAACCCAAGTGGATGCGGTGATGGTGGGCCGGGCCGCCTACGACAATCCCTATCTGTTTGCGACGGTAGACCGTGACATCTATGGGGAAGCCATACAACCCAAGAGCCGCCATGAAATTGTCGAAGCAATGTTGCCCTACATTGAACGCAGCACCAAAGCTGGGGTAAAACTCCATAGCATCAGTCGCCATATGCTCGCCTTATTTTTGGGGCAGCCGGGCACAAAGGCTTGGAAGCGCTACATCACCGAGGAAGCAAGGGGTTTTACCGTAGGGCGAGAAATTATTGAACAGGCTTTGGCTTTGGTGCCTGATTTGACTGGCGTCGGCTAA
- a CDS encoding hypothetical protein (conserved hypothetical protein) has translation MQRPKIIVIDDDPTGSQTVHSCPLLLRWDVATLCQGLRDPAPILFILANTRALTEPEAIATTTDVCQNLKIALAQENIEEYLVVSRSDSTLRGHFPAETEAIAKILGPFDACFFAPAFFEGGRITRAGIHYVRDNERLIPVAETEFAGDRLFGFQDSFLPDFIATKTKNAVTADQVDCLNPGNLPKNFQDYFGRLQAGKYVVLDGECQADFDCLMPALFGAIHQGKKFLFRSAASLLTSLASLGPQPIPPEKSFTVRRSPQPGLIIVGSHTQKTTAQLTELLQLTSVVGIEIDVEQCQTSQDRQRLRENVLSEIYAIHQAHKTPVLFTSRGVITSGQTAQNLKFGDNITAFFLEIIAQLPPDLGFIISKGGNTTNALLQKGLKVPLIQLLGQIIPGCCLVQTEAEHPQFPQLPVVLFPGNVGDRHSLVLTYERLQMPTP, from the coding sequence ATGCAACGACCGAAAATCATTGTGATCGACGATGACCCGACCGGCTCCCAAACGGTGCATAGCTGTCCGTTGTTGCTGCGTTGGGATGTGGCTACCCTGTGCCAGGGCTTACGAGATCCTGCGCCCATTTTGTTTATCCTGGCGAATACCCGCGCGTTGACAGAACCAGAGGCGATCGCCACCACCACAGATGTTTGTCAAAATCTTAAAATCGCCCTCGCCCAGGAAAACATCGAGGAATATTTAGTTGTCAGTCGTTCGGATTCCACGTTGAGGGGCCATTTTCCGGCTGAAACCGAGGCGATCGCCAAAATATTAGGGCCATTTGATGCTTGTTTTTTTGCGCCGGCATTTTTTGAGGGGGGGCGCATCACCCGCGCTGGGATCCATTATGTACGGGACAATGAACGCTTGATCCCCGTGGCCGAGACGGAATTTGCCGGCGATCGCCTCTTTGGGTTTCAAGATAGTTTTTTACCCGATTTCATCGCGACAAAAACAAAAAACGCAGTCACGGCGGATCAAGTAGATTGTCTCAATCCAGGGAATTTACCTAAAAATTTCCAAGACTATTTTGGCAGGCTTCAAGCTGGAAAATATGTTGTCCTCGATGGTGAGTGCCAGGCTGATTTTGATTGTTTAATGCCGGCCCTATTTGGCGCGATTCACCAGGGAAAAAAGTTTCTCTTTCGCAGTGCTGCTAGTTTGCTCACCTCCCTCGCCAGTCTTGGTCCGCAACCAATCCCCCCAGAAAAGAGTTTTACCGTCAGGCGATCGCCCCAACCAGGATTAATTATTGTCGGTTCCCACACGCAAAAAACCACTGCCCAACTGACAGAACTGCTGCAATTGACCAGCGTTGTCGGCATTGAAATCGATGTTGAGCAATGCCAAACGTCCCAGGATCGTCAGCGGTTAAGGGAAAACGTTTTATCCGAAATTTATGCCATTCATCAGGCCCACAAAACCCCCGTCTTGTTTACAAGTCGTGGTGTCATCACCAGTGGGCAAACGGCTCAGAACCTTAAATTTGGGGACAATATCACTGCATTTTTCCTTGAAATCATCGCCCAGCTCCCCCCGGATCTCGGCTTTATCATCAGCAAGGGCGGCAACACGACGAATGCCCTGCTGCAAAAGGGTTTAAAGGTTCCGCTCATTCAGCTCCTCGGCCAAATTATCCCTGGCTGCTGTCTGGTACAAACAGAAGCGGAACACCCGCAATTTCCTCAATTGCCCGTGGTGCTGTTTCCTGGCAATGTGGGCGATCGCCACAGCTTAGTCCTGACCTATGAACGGCTGCAAATGCCTACTCCCTAA
- the gidB gene encoding glucose inhibited division protein B, with protein MNDIALQFRDLFQQYANPDLWQPDVALDPSLADLYQGIYEGNQRLNLTRITSPEDFWEKHLWDSYAALKLDVLGQRLTQPQTVIDVGTGGGFPGLPLAIAFPQWQVTLLDSTRKKINFLVDLSRGLQLNTQGIADRAETLGQDPNHRERYDIATIRAVGTASLCVEYLLPLLKRGGLAILYRGQWSAEETEQLQPAIAQCGGQLLSTYSFTTPITQGQRTCLYIEKIRPTPKQFPRAIGQPKQSPLAPV; from the coding sequence ATGAACGATATCGCCCTCCAATTTCGTGACCTCTTCCAGCAGTATGCAAACCCTGACCTGTGGCAGCCCGATGTAGCCCTTGATCCCTCACTGGCGGACCTTTATCAGGGCATTTATGAAGGCAACCAGCGACTCAATCTCACTCGGATCACCTCCCCAGAAGATTTTTGGGAAAAGCACCTCTGGGATTCCTATGCTGCTCTGAAATTAGACGTCTTAGGCCAACGTTTGACCCAACCCCAAACAGTTATTGATGTGGGCACGGGCGGCGGTTTTCCTGGCTTACCCCTGGCGATCGCCTTTCCCCAGTGGCAAGTCACTTTGCTCGATTCCACCCGCAAAAAAATCAACTTTCTTGTGGACCTGAGCCGAGGGCTGCAACTCAATACCCAAGGCATCGCGGACCGGGCCGAAACCCTGGGCCAAGACCCCAACCACCGCGAACGTTACGATATCGCGACGATCCGCGCCGTGGGGACAGCCTCCCTCTGCGTGGAATATCTATTGCCCCTGCTGAAAAGAGGTGGTCTGGCGATTCTTTACCGGGGTCAATGGAGCGCCGAAGAAACTGAACAGCTCCAACCGGCGATCGCCCAATGTGGCGGCCAACTGCTCTCGACTTATTCCTTTACAACCCCGATCACCCAGGGCCAGCGCACCTGCCTTTATATCGAGAAAATTCGCCCCACCCCTAAGCAATTTCCCCGGGCGATCGGCCAGCCCAAACAATCCCCCCTTGCCCCGGTTTAA